One segment of Paramormyrops kingsleyae isolate MSU_618 chromosome 8, PKINGS_0.4, whole genome shotgun sequence DNA contains the following:
- the mrps16 gene encoding small ribosomal subunit protein bS16m: MVHLSSALLRRYHGGLVIIRLALGGCTNRPFYRIVAAFNKRARDSKYIEQLGTYDPLPNIYNEKLVSFNYDRIKYWIGCGAHTTKPVAKLLGLAGFFPLHPMTVTAAERLRKLAAQKEQEASGSGTEEGQGKEEQRQEA, encoded by the exons ATGGTGCATCTCT CATCTGCTCTTCTGAGGCGGTACCACGGGGGGCTTGTCATCATTAGGCTGGCGCTGGGTGGCTGCACAAACCGACCATTTTACCGCATCGTGGCAGCTTTTAACAAACGGGCGCGGGACAGCAAATACATCGAGCAACTGGGAACATACGACCCCCTTCCCAACATATACAACGAAAAGCTTGTCAGCTTCAACTATGACAGGATCAAATACTGGATCGGCTGTGGCGCCCACACAACAAAACCCGTAGCCAAACTCCTAG GTCTGGCTGGGTTCTTTCCTCTCCATCCCATGACTGTGACCGCAGCTGAGCGTCTGAGGAAGCTGGCCGCACAGAAGGAACAGGAGGCTTCTGGGAGTGGAACAGAGGAGGGACAGGGCAAAGAAGAGCAGCGGCAAGAAGCATAA